The following proteins are co-located in the Lagopus muta isolate bLagMut1 chromosome 11, bLagMut1 primary, whole genome shotgun sequence genome:
- the LOC125698976 gene encoding uncharacterized protein LOC125698976, giving the protein MFKGKVPSTHHATDATWSKWVALITQRARMGNLSRPGILEVIMDWPEGKKFGTPPAEEVSRAKEAPPYNELPENEKKYALFTDGSCRIVGKHRRWKAAVWSPTRQVAEATEGKGKSSQFAEVKAVQLALDVAERERWPMLYLYTDSWMVANALWGWLQQWEQNNWQRKGKPIWAADLWKDIATRTKNMVIKVRHVDAHVPKSRATEDQRNNHQVDQAARIEVAQIDLDWQNKGELFLARWAHETSGHQGRDATYKRARDRGVDLTMDAIVQIIHHCDTCATIKQAKRMKPLWEEGRWQKYKYGEAWQVDYITLPRSRNGKHYVLTMVEATTGWLETYAVPHATTRNTILGLERQILW; this is encoded by the coding sequence atgttcaagggaaaggttccttccacccatcatgctactgatgccacttggagtaagtgggtTGCgttgattacacaacgagcacggatggggaacctcagccgtccaggaatcctagaagtcatcatggactggcctgaaggtaaaaagtttggaacaccaccagcagaagaagtatcacgtgctaaagaagccccaccatacaatgaactaccagagaatgaaaagaaatatgccctgttcacagatggatcgtgtcgtattgtgggaaagcatcgcagatggaaagctgctgtgtggagccccacacgacaagttgcagaggccaccgaagggaaaggaaaatcgagccaatttgcagaggtaaaggctgtccaactggccttagatgtcgctgaacgggagaggtggccaatgctctatctttacactgactcatggatggtagcaaatgccttatgggggtggttacagcagtgggagcaaaataattggcaaagaaagggcaagcctatttgggctgctgacctatggaaagatattgctacccgaacaaaaaatatggttataaaggtgcgccatgtagatgctcatgtgcccaagagtagAGCTACAGAAGATCAGcgaaataaccatcaggtagaccaagctgccagaattgaggtggctcaaatagacctggactggcagaacaagggtgagttatttttagctcggtgggcccatgagacctcaggtcatcaagggagagacgcAACATACAAAcgggccagagaccgaggggtggacttaactatggatgccattgtacAAATCATTCATCACTGTGATACATgtgccacaattaaacaagctaagaggatgaaacctctctgggaggaagggcgatggcaaaagtacaaatatggggaggcatggcaggttgattatatcaccttgccacgatctcgcaatggtaagcattatgtgctcaccatggtggaggcaacaaccgggtggcttgaaacatatgcagtaccccatgctaccacccgaaacaccatattaggtctggagaggcaaatcctgtggTGA